The genomic interval TGACCCGGTAGTTTTCCTGGAAAAGGGGCAGGCACTGTCACTGCTCAAGCGCCCACGACGTGCCAACAAGGGATTTCTGGAAGAGATGCTCAAGGGAAACCTGGAGCGAGAGTGCCTGGAGGAGACGTGCAATTATGAGGAGGCTTTTGAAGCCCTTGAGTCCACCGTTCAGACGGTACGTACAGGGGACATAGGTGGTCCCAAGAAACATTTGCTCAGCCAACCTCTGTCGTGAGAGACCAGTAGGTTGCTCACACAGTCAGGGACTGGGGCTATAAAACTCAATTCTGCGATACAAAGATGAGGCTGGTGCCTGTGTGCCCCAGGGAGAGCTTGGGCATCCTTCAGGAGTTTCCCTCCTGGCACCACTCCAGGGAGCGTAGCTCAAAGCCcaggttcttttccttccctctctattTTAAGCATGAAGTGAAAAGGAGGGAGTCTTTCCTCAACCATTAGTCCTGGGTTGCATCTTCCACTAGTTCAGCATGGTGCCACACACATTTGAACTACCAGAGCTCCAGACATGCACAGAAGGGCTGGCTTAGCAACCAAACACCGAATACAGGTGCCTCAAACTCATGTGAGCTGAACCTTTGGCAGTCTCTGTCCCTTTTTCTGGCTTCCAGACTCACCCACTCTGCTAAATTTGTTCTGCATCCCTATGGGATTTGCTCCTAGGCCCAAGGCCAGTATCCATCCTGAATTCCACACCcaaaaatacagcagtaaaCAGATGAACAGGTAGGAGCCAGCAAGATACAACCTCTGTGTAGTACTTCTAAAGCCATCACTCAGACTGCACAGCAGAGATGTAGATCCAAATCACTCAGCAATACCTGCATGTGACCTGTGACTTCAGAAGTTCTAGGTCCAGCTCCTTGGACTTCTGCACTGTGGCCCAGGCTCTGCTTCCTCTGCAGGCTGATGAAGGCTGTATGCATCTTTTTAGAAACAACAGTTGATTCCTGAGTCTGATGACAGGGGATGTGGTTTTATATCAGATTTTTTACTTTGTTGGACTCCATAGTAATTGATACCAACAGAGCTAGGTTAGTTTGTTCCATTTATTCTGATGGGGCATTCTCCTACGGGTTTGCATTGGAGCAGCTAGGCAGGGTCTGATGTTCTGTGTCTCTGgtcttaaatacattatttttttaattatttttttttttacaggaggCATTTTGGTCAAAATACCAAGGTAAGTTGCTTCAAGTCCTACAGGTGCTCTGCTATCCCTTAGGATGCACTGCCCCACCATGGAAAGATGGCTCCCTGCCCTCATACAAGAGCTCACTTTCCAGGACAAATTGCTGGTGCTTTGTCCTTGGATGACAAACCGGTTCAAACTATGATGCTTATTTGGATTCCTTTCCTAtaatttgtctctttcttcttattttgctAGTATGTCAGGATATAAGAAAGTCCAGGACAGCTCTGGATGCTTGTCTAGAAGGTAAGAAATTAATGTTGAGCCCGGTCTCCCAGATAGAGGAACTTGCTTCCTCCAGAGTTTGTAAggacataaatatatatgtatctatatctcatatatatatgtgtatatatatatatatatatatatatctaaagTTGGTGAAGCCATctgattagaaagaaaaagcgCAGGAAGGGAGTTTGGaattcctttcttcctctttatttccCCACTAACCACATCACAAACAGCCTAACTCCCGCACTGAGACAGCATGGGGtagattttcttctctgtgtgacAGTCAGGTGTTCCCAAGCCCAGCCTCTCCGAAGGGCTCTGACCTGTGCCCATGGCCAGAGCAAAGCGCAGAGCCTCAGGGCTCTGTTGAGGCAGAGCGAGCTCCAGCTGCGCGCTCTTCCCCGCAGTGCCGGGCTTGTGCAGGTGCACACGTGcagcaaaaagcaaagagaTTTGTGGGATGGTACCTCTGACCTCGAGAAACACAACGTCCGTTATTTCCACTGGCTCACACTGTGTTGGGATTTTGACAGGGAACTGCTCTCTTGGTCTGGGTGAGAACTATCGGGGGACAATTAGCTACACCAAATCAGGGATCGAATGTCAAGTGTGGACAAGCAAATATCCACATATACCTAAGTAAGTTCATCTCCTACAGATCCCTAAACGGTTCTCCAGgatgtccttccttccttcctagcCTAACCAGCTTTTTCTCATAGATACAATGCCACCATTTATCCAAACCTCATTGAGAACTACTGCAGGAACCCAGACAACAACTCACAAGGCCCGTGGTGCTACACCCGAGACCCAACGGTGGAACGGGAGGAGTGTCCTATCCCCGTCTGTGGTAAGCTCAGCACTACAGGCCAGCAAGCCCTTCCCTGGCAGGGAACACTGCACTGAGACTGATACTGGATGTGTCAAGGAGGGGAGAGGGATCTTACctgagcagagctcagctgagTAGACGGCCTGCGTCTTACAGGGTAAAGAGGCTGAGGAGGAAAAGGCATAGAGTTACCCATACACCTAGGCTGGCTAAATTCCTCTAACAGGCTGTTTTCTCTAGACTACACTAAtctacatttaaattaaatcaaGTGTCAGCAGTCCCCTGGAGTCTACTACAGTTCTGCCAGTCAGgagcaccccaaaatcctggcTCAGCTGCCTCTAATTTGTGACAGCAATGATTcatactggatttttttgtctGAATTTCCACCTTTATGACAAAACCATTACAGTTTATGCTTGACTGCCTGCCTTAACATTCACTCATATGGAAGGGTGCAATTTAATACCCACAATTTCAAGACAAGAGAAGATGCTCTTCTCTCACTGTTGCACTTGGCAGGATGGAGAACCATCCCCCTACACTTATATCTTCCCACTTCTTCTCCACAATATACAGCTGTGTCCCCTGGCTTCCATCTCAAAAGAACTGGTGGAAAGCAGAAAACCTTCTCCCAGCAGAAACTTCGCTTCCAAAAGTGGAGATTAGAGGCAACAACTCTTAAAAGTAAAAGAGAGGTCAGCAACTGTTTTCACCAAGGGGTGTTCTGAAGTTCTAAAAATCACTACCATTGCCCTGGTCTGCAATATGGCAAAGTGGAAAGAGATGCTGCTCTGCTTTGGAGTGATCAGGCATCTGTACTATTTCCGTTCACTAGTTAGTTTCTGACCTACAGTAGCTTACTGTTACATGTATATGCATATGGCAGGACCAGAAAAGCCTTGGTTTTGTGTACAGTCGCTTTGCAATCCCATTGACATGAGTCAGTCTCACACAGAATGCTACTTGCTCCGTGGCTGTTGTGCCCCAGTGTGAGTAATCAAATAGAGGGTCTTCTCTTCAGATAGGCATTGCCCCAGTGCACAAGGAGAAGGCAGCCTGAGGCCAAGCAACTTCTGCAGACCAGACTAAAGCTTGcaagaaaaagcacagaaaatctgGCAGGCAAACCTTTCTCTTATCATTAGATACAGAAACATTGGCAAAAGTTAAATTTGATACTTTAGTAGCATATAACAGAAAAAGGCTCTCCCCAATATGGTCTAGTTATGCAGTTGAGAAAAAGACATTGAAGGCTCTTaacacagcagcactgtgaTGCCTGAGGCACTTACCCATCCCTTGAGCTGATTCTCAAAGATACCCCAGAAATGAACACAATACTGTCCCTCACATCCTAGCGCAAAGAGATGTGTGATGAGTAGTGCCAGCCTCACTTTACCTCCTGTTGAAAGAACCACCTCTGACACTGCAATATTGCAGAGGGCCGCCACGTGCATGGGAGCATGGTTGGAGCTCCCAAACATAATGGGATGCCCCATGGAACCCCGGGCTTCCATAAAAGGGCACCAGTACTACTTGCTAACAATACTTATGAGTGCAAAGCTATGGCTTAAATCACAGCTGTCTGTCTTTCCAGGTGAAGAGAGGACGACAGTTGAATTTACTCCACGGGTCACACCCTCAGCCCCAGTGGAGCCCTGTGAACAAGAGAAAGGCATGCTTTACACCGGGACCCTCTCGGTCACTGTGTCCGGAGCTAAGTGCTTGCCATGGAACTCTGAGAAAGCCAAAGAGGTGCTCCACGGAAAACACATTGATCCAGAGGTGAAACTGCTGGAGAATTACTGTCGGAATCCCGATGGAGACGATGAGGGTGTCTGGTGTGTCACAGATGAAGCACCTCACTTTGAATATTGTGACCTGCAGTACTGCGGTGAGAAGCCTGCATTGGTTTGGGTAGGCACACTTGTGAGGTGGtggcaaacaaaaccagtatgtGTGACTAGGGTAAAGTCCTGGGAGGCATAGACGAGCACATGCACCAGGTATGTGGAAGTCCTGCTTGTCCATATATCACATGTACTAACGTGCTGTACATGTATAGAGCTGTTATGTCTCTCAGGTGTTCTCTTCTGCCTCAAAACTACAATAGTGGATGAGAAACGTTAAAAAGAGCAGTGGTTTTAAAACATCATTCCTTCATCAGACTCACTATGCGCAGAAAGTAACATCTACATTGTTGATAATTATGGAAACTGCAGCTAGGCCTTCTACCATGTTTGTATTTCTATCTCTCTCAGACAGCTCGCTGGAGGATGGGAACGAACCATCAGAGGGAATATCAGGACGTACTACCCTTCCTCAAGAGTTCAAAACCTTCTTTGATGACCAAACTTTTGGTTCAGGAGAAGCAGGTGAGCAAAAACTCTAGATATAGCATCACAGTTTATAGAAAAGCTGCAGCTTCATCTCACAGGGCAGTCACTGTTCCTCAGAAACACTAGTTTGCTAAATGATATCAAAAGCAGGGGGAGATATCTAAATTCCTTGAAGGACCTCCAGAAGTCACCATCCAGTTATGATCATGGAGCTAGTAAGCACTTCCTTCCTAGGCTCTTCCAGTTTAGCATACTGACTGTAGACAACGTTTCTCCACTGTGAATCAGGTAGAGTAACAAAGCCAGATCGCCTGTTTTTTCAGACTGCGGGACTCGTCCTTtgtttgagaagaaaaagataacaGACAAAAGTgagaaggagctgctggagTCCTACATAGGAGGCAGGGTTGTGCACGGGGATGATGCAGAAGTTGGCAGTTCCCCCTGGTAAGTGTTGTCTTTGCATGGTCCTTCATGGGGAATTGTGTCTCCAGTTCAAGCAGGGGGCAGTGAAAGGGCTCTCCCCTTGCAGGCAGCGTGTGGGCACTATGGTTTCTAATCAAAGCTCCTCCAAGTGCTTGACAGAGCTGTACTAAGAAGGCTGGAAAGAAACTCTCTTCTTGAGCCAAGTACACAGCCACCTGGGAAAGCAAGAGTGGTCAGGTGTTTATCTTCTTGTTTCCAGCtttgctggagcagagaggacGAGAACTCTCTCCAGATGAAGGAAATAGGGTAAATGGCTTGCTACATAGAATATACATGGCCAGGGAGGACTTTTGCTAGAGAGCCATCTATCCAGTTGTCTTTTTATAGAGCAACGCTCTTCCCTGCTCACTGCAAATGCTGCTCTTTCTGCACGGCATGAAGTCACACTCAGCCAGCTACACCTTTAGTCTTGCTAAGTCTTCTCCCTCCTTGTCTTTCAGGCAGGTGATGCTCTACAAAAAGAGTCCTCAAGAGCTGTTGTGTGGTGCCAGCCTCATCAGTGACAGCTGGGTCCTAACTGCTGCTCATTGTCTTTATTATCCACCCTGGGACAAGAACTTAACTACAAATGACATCTTGGTGCGGATTGGCAAGCACATGAGGGCAAAGTAAGAGCCTGGATGAAGTAAAATAGCCTTCCTCTTGGAGTAATGAGATGCAATGAGGTTGGGTGATCACTCGGTGTCCAAGGAAACAGACGTCACCACTGTCACATGCCTCTCACTAAAGAAACTGCCATTTGCTGCTCTTGCTGATCCTAAAGGTTAAAGTGAAAGGGAGGGTAGCACCATGGAGGGTCTAAAGGAGCACTCCATTGTAAAGGGAGGAGAGTATTGTCTCAGAGGGTACAAGGCATCTGAGAGCATCATGAACCCCAGAAGACTCTCAGTTGCTACTGTACAGTGAGTTCTTTCCTTCATGACTATTtcagatatgaaaaaaataaagagagaattGCTCTGTTGGATAAGATCATCATCCATCCCAAGTACAACTGGAAAGAGAACATGGACAGAGACATTGCACTCATGCACTTGAAGAGGCCGGTCATCTTCAGTGACTACATCCACCCTGTCTGCCTGCCTACCAAAGAGGTTGTG from Columba livia isolate bColLiv1 breed racing homer chromosome 5, bColLiv1.pat.W.v2, whole genome shotgun sequence carries:
- the F2 gene encoding prothrombin — protein: MAHNKTGVLRGLLLSSLLHLTLGHAGVFLEKGQALSLLKRPRRANKGFLEEMLKGNLERECLEETCNYEEAFEALESTVQTEAFWSKYQVCQDIRKSRTALDACLEGNCSLGLGENYRGTISYTKSGIECQVWTSKYPHIPKYNATIYPNLIENYCRNPDNNSQGPWCYTRDPTVEREECPIPVCGEERTTVEFTPRVTPSAPVEPCEQEKGMLYTGTLSVTVSGAKCLPWNSEKAKEVLHGKHIDPEVKLLENYCRNPDGDDEGVWCVTDEAPHFEYCDLQYCDSSLEDGNEPSEGISGRTTLPQEFKTFFDDQTFGSGEADCGTRPLFEKKKITDKSEKELLESYIGGRVVHGDDAEVGSSPWQVMLYKKSPQELLCGASLISDSWVLTAAHCLYYPPWDKNLTTNDILVRIGKHMRAKYEKNKERIALLDKIIIHPKYNWKENMDRDIALMHLKRPVIFSDYIHPVCLPTKEVVQRLMLAGYKGRVTGWGNLKETWATSPSNLPTVLQQLNVPIVDQDTCKASTKVKVTDNMFCAGYSPEDSKRGDACEGDSGGPFVMKNPDDNRWYQVGIVSWGEGCDRDGKYGFYTHVFRLKKWMRKVIEKHGR